A single genomic interval of Daucus carota subsp. sativus chromosome 1, DH1 v3.0, whole genome shotgun sequence harbors:
- the LOC108204396 gene encoding receptor-like protein 7: MKMQNFILCFFTIIVMLVFLQHNLVACSLSPHLQKLALFHFNQTLTISTSSYLVDCEYHSYEENALYYIPSRAKTKNWSMSSDHCTWDGVSCDHKTGDVIGLDLSCSQLEGAILPNSTLFQLSHLRFLNLSGNDFYDQFPQEFGFFAKGLTHLNLSNTYLSGRVPSGISYLHKLVSLDLSRNHEAKLEEEVFKSVLQNLTHIRVLNLNRVNISSVLPVNISTSLRVLQLRYTDIHGVLPQEVFHLPNLEFLDLSFNPALRATLPKVKWGSKATLRHLLLTYINIDGGIPDSIGFLESLVTLDLIACNLSGPIPRSIGQLVQLTLLDLSDNNLSGPILSFLTRLADLRYISLDRNNFTGPFPSFLAHSSKLVELYLDSNSFTGSIPRSLFHHPSLEYLFLDSNAFTGPLHEFDSSFSRLRSFSCSHNSLYGSLPHSFSQLVNLTSLDLSSNNFSGVLDLEMFSGLESLQYLGLSHNSLSVTSTIRGTLPPTLNYLGLSSCNMKEFPHFSRDANISLEFVDLSNNNIEGEIPHWIGSVWYSEYYNLPYLNLSHNKLIGGLEQLPWGYLTYLDLQDNKLNGSLPTLMCNSSSLEILNLSHNKLSGVLPICHTNLTPLSVLDLRRNNIQGNIPATLSNFCNLETINLNGNQLEGSIPSSFAQFDSLAVLDLGNNQINDTFPRCLEALPNLQVLVLKSNKFYGLINTSSKIVHPFPSLRIIDLSENEFSGPLPAKYFRNFKAMMNSEVNEVKRSYMEHQYYSDSTALVIKGMEIDLERILTVFTTIDVSKNNFDGEIAEYFGNLVSLRFLNLSHNHLTGHIPRSIGKLTVLESLDLSSNQLEGEIPQQLTSVYSLAVLNLSCNQLRGRIPEGAQFNTFENSSYAGNFGLCGHPLSKKCESYVRTQEEDDEDEDECHFFCGFTWEAVVIGYGCGVVPAFITGYLMLLARKPKWFAGIIGRELGLKIRRMEIRMR; encoded by the coding sequence atgaAAATGCAAAATTTCATCCTCTGTTTTTTCACGATCATTGTGATGCTCGTCTTCTTGCAGCACAACCTAGTGGCTTGTTCATTAAGCCCCCACTTGCAGAAACTTGCCTTGTTCCACTTTAACCAAACCTTAACAATCAGTACTAGTAGCTACCTAGTGGATTGCGAGTACCATTCCTACGAAGAGAATGCGCTTTATTATATTCCTTCACGGGCAAAGACAAAGAATTGGAGCATGAGTTCTGATCACTGCACATGGGATGGAGTTAGCTGCGACCACAAGACAGGGGACGTTATCGGACTCGATTTAAGCTGCAGTCAGCTGGAAGGAGCCATTCTTCCTAACAGCACTCTCTTCCAGCTCTCTCATCTCCGCTTCCTCAACCTTTCTGGGAACGACTTTTACGATCAGTTCCCTCAGGAATTTGGTTTCTTTGCAAAAGGTTTGACGCATCTCAACCTCTCTAATACTTATTTATCAGGGAGAGTTCCCTCGGGAATCTCTTATTTGCATAAACTGGTCTCACTTGATCTCAGTCGCAACCATGAggctaaacttgaagaagaagTGTTTAAATCAGTGTTGCAGAATTTAACTCATATCAGAGTGCTTAATCTTAATAGAGTTAACATCTCCTCTGTTTTGCCCGTGAATATCTCTACTTCTTTAAGAGTTCTTCAATTGAGGTATACTGATATACACGGAGTACTACCCCAAGAGGTTTTCCACCTTCCCAACTTGGAATTTCTTGATTTATCATTTAATCCTGCCCTGAGAGCAACATTACCCAAAGTTAAGTGGGGAAGTAAAGCTACTCTCCGACACCTTCTTCTTACATACATCAACATAGATGGAGGTATACCTGACTCTATAGGCTTTTTGGAGTCATTAGTCACTTTAGATCTGATCGCCTGTAATTTGTCTGGGCCGATACCAAGATCCATTGGGCAACTCGTTCAACTTACTCTCTTGGACCTGTCTGATAATAATCTCAGTGGCCCAATTCTATCTTTTTTAACACGCCTTGCAGACTTAAGATATATCTCCCTTGACCGTAACAATTTTACTGGTCCGTTTCCCTCTTTTCTTGCCCACTCCAGTAAACTAGTTGAGTTGTATCTTGATAGTAATAGCTTTACTGGATCCATACCTCGTTCGTTGTTTCACCATCCATCCTTAGAGTACTTGTTTCTGGATAGTAATGCATTCACGGGTCCACTACATGAATTTGATTCTTCTTTCTCACGATTGCGATCTTTTTCTTGTTCCCACAATTCACTCTATGGATCCCTTCCACATTCATTTTCTCAACTTGTCAATCTCACTAGCCTAGATTTATCATCAAACAATTTCAGCGGGGTTTTGGATTTGGAAATGTTTTCAGGCCTCGAATCTCTACAATATCTTGGACTTTCTCATAACAGTCTTTCAGTGACAAGTACAATCAGGGGCACTCTCCCTCCTACGCTTAACTACTTGGGCTTGTCATCTTGCAACATGAAAGAGTTTCCTCACTTTTCAAGAGATGCAAACATCTCCCTGGAGTTTGTAGACCTATCAAACAATAACATTGAAGGGGAAATTCCACACTGGATTGGGTCAGTGTGGTACTCTGAGTATTATAACTTGCCCTATCTGAATCTTTCTCACAACAAACTAATAGGCGGTCTTGAGCAACTGCCTTGGGGTTATCTTACTTATCTTGATCTCCAAGACAATAAGCTGAATGGATCGTTGCCCACCTTGATGTGTAATTCCAGCTCTCTTGAGATTCTAAATCTCTCTCACAACAAGTTGAGTGGTGTACTACCCATTTGTCATACAAATTTGACTCCGCTTTCGGTTTTGGATCTGCGGAGGAATAACATTCAAGGAAACATTCCAGCAACCTTGTCAAATTTCTGTAATCTGGAAACTATTAATTTGAATGGAAACCAATTAGAAGGAAGCATTCCTTCTTCTTTTGCTCAATTTGATTCTTTAGCCGTTCTTGATCTTGGAAATAATCAGATAAATGATACATTCCCCCGGTGTTTGGAAGCTCTTCCAAATCTCCAAGTTCTTGTTCTCAAATCAAACAAGTTTTATGGTCTTATAAACACGAGTTCTAAGATTGTACACCCATTTCCTAGCTTGAGAATCATTGATCTGTCGGAAAATGAGTTTTCAGGTCCACTGCCAGCAAAATACTTCAGAAACTTCAAGGCTATGATGAATAGTGAAGTGAATGAGGTAAAGCGTAGTTATATGGAGCATCAGTATTACAGTGATTCCACAGCTCTAGTGATTAAAGGCATGGAGATTGATTTAGAAAGAATTTTGACTGTGTTCACAACTATTGATGTATCGAAGAACAATTTTGATGGGGAGATAGCTGAATACTTTGGAAATCTAGTATCACTCAGATTTCTTAATCTTTCTCACAATCATCTCACAGGCCACATACCACGCTCGATTGGAAAATTGACTGTGCTGGAGTCACTAGACCTCTCATCCAACCAACTTGAAGGAGAAATTCCTCAGCAGCTCACTAGTGTATATTCACTTGCAGTTCTAAATCTTTCTTGCAACCAACTTAGAGGCCGTATACCAGAAGGGGCACAATTCAATACGTTTGAAAACAGCAGCTACGCTGGTAACTTTGGGCTGTGCGGACATCCCTTGTCGAAGAAGTGTGAATCTTATGTTAGGACACAAGAAGAAGATGACGAAGATGAGgatgaatgtcactttttcTGTGGTTTTACTTGGGAAGCGGTGGTGATTGGATATGGGTGTGGAGTGGTGCCTGCATTTATCACTGGGTACCTGATGTTGCTGGCAAGGAAACCCAAATGGTTTGCTGGAATCATTGGCAGGGAATTGGGGCTCAAGATCAGGAGGATGGAGATTAGAATGCGATGA
- the LOC108208741 gene encoding F-box protein PP2-A12, producing the protein MGSGFSFFSPPPTPAPGTNLGDLPESCVAAILENMPPQQICKLAVLSKAFRGASSADFVWESKLPVNYKEIFMRLFGDFDDGLCKKDLYAVLCRPNCFDGDHKKAWLDKTSGKMCLAISSNGLSITGIDDRRYWNRIFTDESRFGTIAYLQQTWWFEVSGEVEFPLPAGTYSLFFRLQLGKSTKRFGRRVCNSQNVHGWDIKPVQFQLSTSENQNLRTTSSYLREPGNWNYYHGGDFVVENSGNPAKIKFSMMQIDCTHNKGGLSVDSLLIYPAEFKERLKRF; encoded by the exons ATGGGTTCTGGGTTTTCTTTCTTTTCGCCACCTCCAACGCCGGCGCCGGGGACAAATCTCGGTGACTTGCCGGAAAGTTGTGTAGCTGCAATTCTTGAAAACATGCCACCACAACAGATTTGTAAGCTGGCTGTTCTCAGTAAGGCTTTTCGAGGAGCTTCTTCTGCAGATTTTGTGTGGGAATCTAAGCTTCCTGTGAATTATAAAGAGATTTTTATGAGATTGTTTGGTGATTTTGATGATGGATTGTGTAAGAAGGATCTTTATGCTGTGTTATGTAGGCCTAATTGTTTTGATGGAGATCACAAG AAAGCTTGGTTAGATAAAACTTCTGGGAAGATGTGTTTGGCCATTTCTTCGAATGGATTATCGATTACTGGGATTGATGATCGGAGATACTGGAATCGAATTTTTACGGATGAGTCCAG ATTTGGCACGATTGCATATCTCCAGCAGACGTGGTGGTTTGAAGTCAGTGGCGAGGTTGAGTTTCCTCTCCCAGCTGGAACCTATAGCCTATTCTTCAGATTGCAGCTAGGAAAGTCTACCAAAAGATTTGGTCGACGGGTCTGCAACTCTCAAAATGTCCATGGTTGGGACATTAAGCCCGTGCAGTTCCAGCTATCAACCtcagaaaatcaaaatctaCGAACCACTTCATCTTATTTGCGTGAACCAGGAAACTGGAATTACTATCATGGCGGAGATTTTGTTGTAGAAAATTCAGGGAATCCAGCAAAAATCAAGTTTTCAATGATGCAAATTGATTGCACGCACAATAAAGGTGGCCTTTCTGTCGATTCTTTACTAATATATCCAGCTGAGTTTAAGGAGAGGTTAAAGCGTTTTTGA
- the LOC108208733 gene encoding lysophospholipid acyltransferase 1, translating into MDLNLGPMAFMIGVSIPVLKFLLCFVATIPVSFIWRLVPGGPFGKNLYAALTGVVLSYFSFGLSSNLHFLVLMAVGYGSMVLYRQRCGLVAFVLAMAYLIGCHVYYMSGDAWKEGGIDATGALMVLTLKVISCAINYNDGLLKEEDLREAQKKNRLLRLPSLTEYMGYCLCCGSHFAGPVFEIKDYLEWTERKGFWTPSDKAISPSPYWPALRAILQAAICMVLYLYLVPRFPLSRFTEPVYQEWGFWKRMGYQYMVGFTTRWKYYFIWSISESSIIISGLGFSGWTDTLPPKPRWDRAKNVDILGVELAKSSVQVPLVWNIQVSAWLRHYVYERLVQKGKKPGFFQLLATQTVSAVWHGLYPGYFIFFSQTALMIAGSRVIYRWQQSVPPKMAMAKNILVFMNFLYTILVLNCSCVGFIVLSLHETLAAYKSVYFIATIVPITFVVLGKIIKPANPARKKAQKEE; encoded by the exons ATGGACCTCAATCTTGGCCCAATGGCATTCATGATCGGAGTATCAATCCCAGTTCTCAAATTTCTCTTATGTTTTGTTGCTACAATTCCTGTTAGTTTCATCTGGAGGCTTGTTCCAGGTGGCCCATTTGGTAAAAATCTTTATGCAGCTCTTACAGGGGTGGTTTTGTCTTATTTTTCATTTGGGTTGTCTTCAAATCTGCATTTTTTGGTTCTTATGGCTGTTGGGTATGGCTCTATGGTTTTGTATAGACAGAGGTGTGGGcttgttgcttttgttttggCCATGGCCTATCTCATTGGatg CCATGTATACTACATGAGTGGGGATGCATGGAAGGAAGGCGGTATTGATGCCACTG GTGCCTTAATGGTGCTCACGCTAAAAGTCATTTCTTGTGCAATTAATTATAATGATGGATTACTGAAGGAGGAAGATCTGCGTGAGGCACAGAAGAAAAACCGCTTGCTTAGGTTACCTTCTTTAACTGAGTATATGGGATACTGCTTGTGTTGTGGTAGTCACTTTGCCGGTCCAGTTTTTGAGATCAAAGATTATCTTGAATGGACTGAAAGAAAAGGG TTTTGGACGCCTTCTGATAAGGCAATATCCCCATCTCCATATTGGCCAGCACTCAGAGCAATTCTCCAAGCAGCTATATGTATGGTTTTGTACTTATACCTTGTACCCCGGTTTCCACTGTCTCGATTTACTGAACCTGTATATCAAGAATGGGGTTTCTGGAAACGAATGGGTTACCAGTACATGGTTGGCTTTACTACACGTTGGAAATATTACTTTATCTGGTCAATCTCGGAATCTTCTATCATTATTTCTGGTCTGGGTTTTAGTGGCTGGACAGATACTTTACCACCAAAACCACGATGGGACCGTGCAAAAAATGTAGACATCTTGGGTGTTGAGTTGGCGAAGAGTTCAGTTCaagtgccacttgtgtggaatATACAAGTCAGTGCCTGGTTACGTCATT ATGTTTACGAAAGACTCGTTCAAAAGGGAAAGAAACCTGGTTTCTTCCAGCTGCTGGCTACACAGACTGTCAGTGCTGTATGGCAT GGTCTCTATCCCGGGTACTTTATATTCTTCAGCCAGACAGCTTTGATGATTGCTGGTTCAAGAG TCATTTACAGGTGGCAGCAATCTGTTCCTCCAAAAATGGCTATGGCTAAAAATATTCTTGTGTTTATGAACTTTTTGTATACAATTCTGGTTCTTAACTGCTCATGCGTTGGTTTCATA GTACTAAGCCTACATGAAACACTCGCTGCATACAAGAGTGTATACTTCATTGCAACCATTGTTCCCATAACATTCGTTGTTCTTGGTAAAATTATCAAGCCGGCAAACCCTGCTAGAAAAAAAGCTCAAAAAGAAGAGTGA
- the LOC108222433 gene encoding BAG family molecular chaperone regulator 2 — protein sequence MMNMKSKPAGVFAPARGIGGAGLEGYAPWEMRPGGMLVQKRNSDADHGSVVVPVFKVKVKHGSLFLEFSISSQASFGDLKKMVAGPTGLHPEEQKLIFKDKERESRTFLDVAGVSNGSKIVLIEDIDARERRLLEARKNAKIEKALKDIAEISLEVDKFAKQVINLETQVCSGKRVMEKTLLNLVEQLMTQLIKLDEVAGDGDVKLKRRLQVKRVQKYIETLDVLKIRNSTIENPPLQQQQKITAGEKMQINPNQRQQEQNRKHRLAMVKPVVVTSNWETFDAGMSTKMSYQNSESAVNYGTNNTSSRPRWEYFV from the exons ATGATGAACATGAAGAGCAAGCCTGCAGGAGTGTTTGCTCCAGCGCGAGGAATTGGAGGAGCTGGCCTAGAGGGGTATGCACCTTGGGAGATGAGGCCAGGGGGAATGCTGGTTCAGAAAAGGAATTCTGATGCTGATCATGGTTCGGTTGTGGTTCCGGTTTTTAAAGTGAAAGTGAAACATGGATCATTGTTTCTTGAATTTAGTATCAGTTCTCAAGCAAGCTTTG GTGATTTGAAGAAAATGGTGGCAGGGCCTACTGGTTTGCACCCTGAGGAACAGAAGCTAATATTCAAAGATAAAGAACGAGAATCGAGAACATTTCTTGATGTTGCAGGTGTTAGTAATGGTTCTAAAATTGTGCTGATTGAGGATATTGATGCAAGGGAAAGAAGGTTGTTGGAAGCGCGAAAAAATGCTAAAATTGAGAAGGCGTTGAAGGATATAGCAGAGATTAGTCTGGAAGTTGATAAGTTTGCTAAGCAG GTAATAAATTTAGAAACACAAGTCTGCAGTGGCAAGAGGGTTATGGAGAAAACTCTGTTGAATCTGGTTGAGCAGTTGATGACACAGTTGATCAAACTCGACGAAGTTGCAGGTGATGGAGATGTCAAACTGAAGAGGAGACTACAG GTGAAGAGAGTGCAAAAATACATAGAAACTCTAGATGTGCTCAAGATCAGAAACTCGACGATTGAGAATCCGCCACTGCAGCAGCAGCAGAAAATTACAGCTGGGGAAAAAAtgcagataaatccgaatcagaGGCAACAAGAACAGAACAGAAAGCACAGATTGGCTATGGTGAAGCCAGTTGTGGTAACTTCAAACTGGGAAACATTCGATGCTGGCATGTCGACAAAAATGTCGTATCAGAACTCTGAATCTGCAGTTAATTATGGAACTAATAATACAAGTTCTAGGCCTAGGTGGGAGTATTTTGTGTAA
- the LOC108210056 gene encoding protein DETOXIFICATION 49: MLTNPLVENTTGKTASDNTDQTTVCPGKNISSTSHASLAYKELKCISSISLPMMLTGLILYSRSMISMIFLGRLGELSLAGGALAIGFANITGYSILSGLAMGMEPICGQAFGAKRFKLLGLVMQRTILLLLLVSIPIAFLWCNMKKILIFCGQEDEIATQAQLYIFYSLPDLFAQCLLHPLRIYLRSQSITLPLTFCATLSIILHIPINYFLVSVLNLGIKGVALSGVWTNFNLVGSLIVYIMVSGVYNKTWGGITTECIKEWKPLLNLAIPSCISVCLEWWWYEIMILLCGLLINPRATVASMGILIQTTSLIYIFPSSLSFGVSTRVGNELGANQPKKAKLATIVGLASSFTLGFSALFFAIMVRNVWAKMFTLDADIIALTSMVLPIIGLCELGNCPQTTGCGVLRGTARPKLGANINLGCFYLVGMPVALWLGFYAGLDFRGLWLGLLAAQGSCVVAMFIIISRTDWDHQARRAQELTGSTDVDDPAEDETVLVDDQSKANLKQNVNVKNDSPFNLV, translated from the coding sequence ATGTTGACAAACCCTTTGGTGGAAAATACTACGGGAAAAACAGCATCAGACAACACCGATCAGACAACGGTTTGTCCGGGCAAAAATATTAGTAGTACTAGTCATGCTTCTTTGGCTTACAAAGAGTTGAAGTGCATATCCAGCATTTCTCTTCCCATGATGCTGACAGGGCTGATTCTGTACTCAAGGTCCATGATCTCGATGATCTTCCTCGGCCGCCTTGGCGAGCTTTCACTGGCTGGCGGCGCCTTAGCTATCGGATTTGCTAATATCACAGGGTACTCGATTCTGTCAGGGCTGGCCATGGGAATGGAGCCTATTTGTGGCCAGGCTTTCGGAGCCAAAAGATTTAAACTTCTTGGCCTCGTCATGCAAAGAACAATTCTTTTACTCCTTCTCGTCTCGATTCCAATTGCCTTTCTCTGGTGTAACATGAAGAAAATCTTGATATTTTGCGGCCAAGAAGATGAAATCGCAACACAAGCTCAATTATACATTTTTTACTCCCTTCCTGATTTATTTGCTCAGTGTCTTCTTCACCCTTTACGTATATATCTCCGGTCACAGTCCATAACGTTACCATTAACCTTCTGTGCAACTCTGTCAATCATTCTCCACATACCGATCAATTACTTTCTTGTTTCAGTCCTAAATCTTGGTATCAAAGGCGTTGCCCTTAGCGGGGTCTGGACAAATTTCAACCTTGTCGGATCACTGATCGTGTATATTATGGTCTCCGGGGTCTACAATAAAACATGGGGAGGCATTACCACAGAATGCATAAAGGAATGGAAGCCTTTGCTAAACTTAGCCATTCCCAGCTGCATTTCGGTATGTCTCGAATGGTGGTGGTACGAAATCATGATTTTATTATGCGGATTATTGATAAATCCGCGAGCAACCGTGGCTTCCATGGGAATTTTGATTCAGACCACCTCTTTAATCTACATTTTCCCATCTTCACTAAGCTTTGGTGTATCGACAAGAGTTGGAAACGAACTCGGGGCAAATCAGCCTAAAAAGGCCAAACTCGCGACAATAGTAGGCCTTGCCTCAAGTTTCACACTCGGGTTCTCAGCGTTATTTTTTGCAATTATGGTGAGAAATGTCTGGGCCAAAATGTTCACTCTTGACGCGGATATAATTGCTCTGACATCGATGGTTCTGCCAATAATCGGGCTCTGTGAGCTAGGAAACTGCCCGCAGACAACAGGGTGCGGTGTCCTGAGAGGAACGGCTCGGCCCAAGCTAGGTGCAAATATTAATCTAGGCTGCTTTTATTTGGTAGGAATGCCTGTGGCATTGTGGCTAGGATTCTACGCAGGGCTGGATTTCAGAGGATTGTGGCTCGGGCTCTTAGCAGCTCAGGGCTCGTGTGTCGTGGCCATGTTTATCATCATTAGCCGAACCGACTGGGACCATCAAGCCCGGAGAGCTCAAGAGCTGACAGGATCCACAGATGTTGATGATCCTGCAGAGGATGAAACAGTACTTGTAGATGACCAGAGTAAAGCAAATTTGAAACAGAATGTCAATGTAAAAAATGATAGTCCATTTAATTTAGTTTAG
- the LOC108193594 gene encoding acetyl-CoA-benzylalcohol acetyltransferase encodes MEVKMLSRKMVKPANPTPDHLVASKVSFFDQMQPPVYIPSIYFFKSGSTCRDRLEASLSETLTRFYPLAGRLSVDGTSVNYNDEGIEYLEAEVLDVTLAELLEKAPTNLELLHGLVPWDVQKATLDKSAIMGIQLTMFKCGGLVISTVTSHIMLDGFSGSTFFREWSVACRAGLSEVMVPNFGMPLVFPRKDLSGLIKPSGSPFMRNVKIVTKRFVFHQKTIVGLKSEVRASSKNVLSPSRVEVIACAVWKVLISIDQSNHGILRDSTLCTSVNLRGRTGIKEIPQNVFGNFYFQIPTRFKTENITKPEDLELHQLVSLFSSTIKTEIMDCSKISDPNELMAKVAKNINIIREDRGNNRVNSRFFNTLCNFPMYDVDFGWGEPEWVGVTNVPVELVVLMDSKCRTKVEAMVSLTEADMHRFENHPDIVALTSLMESSP; translated from the coding sequence ATGGAGGTCAAAATGTTATCTCGTAAAATGGTGAAGCCAGCAAATCCAACACCAGACCACCTTGTAGCCTCCAAGGTGTCGTTTTTCGATCAGATGCAGCCTCCGGTCTACATTCCCTCAATTTACTTTTTTAAGTCCGGGAGTACTTGCAGAGACCGCTTAGAAGCATCGTTGTCAGAGACTCTGACACGGTTCTATCCGCTAGCTGGAAGGCTATCCGTTGATGGAACATCTGTCAATTATAACGATGAAGGGATCGAGTACTTGGAAGCTGAAGTGCTTGATGTAACACTAGCTGAATTGCTCGAGAAAGCTCCTACTAATCTTGAACTTTTGCATGGCCTTGTTCCATGGGACGTGCAAAAGGCTACGTTGGACAAGTCCGCGATTATGGGCATACAATTGACTATGTTTAAGTGTGGCGGACTAGTTATAAGTACGGTCACTTCACATATAATGCTTGATGGATTCTCAGGATCCACATTCTTTCGTGAATGGTCTGTTGCTTGTAGAGCTGGACTTAGTGAAGTGATGGTTCCGAATTTTGGCATGCCTTTAGTATTTCCAAGAAAAGACCTATCCGGATTGATCAAGCCTAGTGGCTCTCCGTTTATGAGGAATGTAAAGATTGTTACAAAGAGGTTCGTGTTTCATCAGAAAACGATAGTTGGCCTAAAGTCAGAGGTCAGGGCCAGCAGCAAAAATGTTCTGAGCCCTTCGCGTGTGGAGGTTATTGCTTGTGCTGTGTGGAAGGTTTTGATCAGCATTGATCAATCAAATCATGGAATTTTAAGGGATTCAACGCTCTGCACTTCAGTGAACTTGAGGGGAAGAACCGGAATCAAAGAAATTCCCCAAAATGTTTTTGgcaatttttacttccaaattCCTACCAGATTCAAGACTGAAAACATTACAAAACCTGAAGACCTGGAGTTGCATCAGTTGGTGAGTTTGTTTAGTAGCACCATAAAAACCGAAATCATGGACTGCTCCAAAATTTCAGACCCGAACGAGCTAATGGCAAAAGTAGCCAAAAATATCAACATTATACGCGAAGACAGGGGAAATAACAGGGTAAACTCCAGGTTTTTTAACACATTATGCAACTTCCCAATGTACGATGTTGATTTCGGGTGGGGGGAACCAGAGTGGGTTGGTGTCACAAATGTGCCTGTGGAACTTGTTGTTTTGATGGACAGTAAATGTAGGACGAAAGTTGAAGCAATGGTGAGCTTAACAGAAGCTGATATGCATCGATTTGAGAATCATCCTGATATCGTAGCATTGACTTCATTGATGGAGAGCTCGCCTTAA